A section of the Pseudomonadota bacterium genome encodes:
- a CDS encoding septal ring lytic transglycosylase RlpA family protein: FAACGAAAAGGKTARPGSVQTGLAAYYADSLHGRKTASGATYDKDALTAAHRTLPFGTIVEVTNLANRRTVRVEINDRGPFGDADRVIDLSRAAAERIDMIRAGVVRVRVEVVEMPPG; encoded by the coding sequence CTTCGCCGCCTGCGGCGCCGCGGCCGCGGGCGGCAAGACGGCCCGCCCGGGTTCGGTGCAGACCGGGCTCGCCGCCTACTACGCCGACAGCCTGCACGGCAGGAAGACCGCGAGCGGCGCGACGTACGACAAGGACGCCCTGACCGCCGCGCACCGCACCCTGCCGTTCGGGACGATCGTGGAGGTGACGAACCTCGCGAACAGGAGGACCGTCCGCGTCGAGATCAACGATCGCGGCCCCTTCGGCGACGCGGATCGCGTCATCGACCTGTCGCGCGCGGCCGCGGAGCGGATCGACATGATCCGCGCGGGCGTCGTGCGCGTGCGCGTCGAGGTCGTGGAAATGCCGCCGGGCTAG